The Anopheles merus strain MAF chromosome 2L, AmerM5.1, whole genome shotgun sequence genome has a segment encoding these proteins:
- the LOC121593343 gene encoding nucleolar GTP-binding protein 1, which yields MSLYNFKKIMVVPPAKAFIDIMLSKTQRKTPTVVHKHYKISRIRAFYMRKVKYTQQNFHDRLTQIIQDFPKLDDVHPFYADLMNVLYDKDHYKLALGQLNTARHLIDTVAKDYVRLLKFGDSLYRCKQLKKAALGRMATIMKRQASNLTYLEEVRQHLSRLPSIDPYTRTVIVCGFPNVGKSSFLNKVTRADVDVQPYAFTTKSLYVGHMDYKYLRWQVIDTPGILDHPLEERNVIEMQAITAMAHLRACIMYVMDVSEQCGHSIEEQAKLFDSIKPLFANKPLVLVLNKTDVLKFDELPADKQQIIEALSEDREVIPILEMSTATEEGVMEVKVEACERLLGYRVDQKLKTKKLDGVLNRLHVAMPEKRDGVERPACIPETVLAARAANAEKLAKRQRKLEKEIEQEMGDEYTLDLKKNYTTIPEEERYDVIPEFLNGVNIADYIDADIFEKLEELEREEGLRMDSGFYEPPPLNMDETLQEIREMAKQIRLRRFQLKDARKLAQKSGRPIMPRHKQAMVRVRKADDLRKTMENLGLDMSGTEDTNFAKNQVSVKRSVVPAVGGPKTPKKDRESSAVWKATGLPLKRKTPRNELGIKDVMLKAKAKVMAKHDIAKRVTKMSRKGEADRHIPDLKPKHLFAGKRGTGKTDRR from the exons ATGAGTCTGTACAACTTCAAAAAGATCATGGTGGTGCCGCCCGCCAAG GCCTTCATCGATATTATGCTATCGAAGACCCAGCGGAAGACGCCCACCGTTGTACACAAGCACTACAAAATCAGCCGCATCCGTGCGTTCTACATGCGCAAGGTGAAGTACACGCAGCAGAACTTCCACGACCGGCTGACGCAGATCATCCAGGACTTCCCGAAGCTGGACGATGTGCATCCGTTCTATGCGGATTTGATGAACGTGCTGTACGACAAGGACCATTACAAGCTTGCCCTCGGACAGCTCAACACCGCCCGGCATCTGATCGATAC tGTGGCGAAGGATTACGTCCGTTTGCTGAAGTTTGGTGATTCACTGTACCGATGCAAGCAGCTGAAGAAGGCGGCCCTCGGTCGTATGGCCACGATCATGAAGCGTCAGGCCTCGAACCTGACCTACCTGGAGGAGGTCCGGCAGCATCTGTCCCGTCTGCCGTCGATCGATCCGTACACGCGCACAGTGATCGTGTGCGGATTCCCGAACGTGGGCAAGTCCAGCTTCCTGAACAAGGTGACCCGGGCTGATGTGGATGTGCAGCCGTACGCGTTCACCACGAAGAGTTTGTACGTCGGCCACATGGACTACAAGTACCTCCGCTGGCAGGTGATCGATACGCCCGGCATCCTGGACCATCCGCTGGAGGAGCGCAACGTGATTGAAATGCAGGCCATCACGGCGATGGCCCATCTGCGCGCCTGCATCATGTACGTGATGGACGTGTCGGAACAGTGCGGCCACTCGATCGAGGAGCAGGCGAAGCTGTTCGACAGCATCAAGCCGCTGTTCGCGAACAAACCGCTCGTGCTGGTGCTGAACAAGACGGACGTGCTGAAGTTCGACGAGCTGCCGGCTGACAAGCAGCAAATCATCGAGGCACTGTCGGAGGACCGGGAGGTGATTCCAATCCTCGAGATGTCCACCGCCACCGAGGAGGGCGTGATGGAGGTGAAGGTGGAGGCGTGCGAGCGCCTGCTCGGCTACCGGGTCGACCAGAAGCTGAAGACGAAGAAGCTGGACGGCGTGCTGAACCGTCTGCACGTGGCAATGCCGGAGAAGCGCGACGGCGTGGAACGGCCGGCGTGCATTCCCGAGACGGTGCTGGCCGCCCGTGCCGCCAACGCGGAAAAGCTGGCCAAGCGGCAGCGCAAGCTGGAGAAGGAGATCGAGCAGGAGATGGGCGACGAGTACACGCTGGATCTGAAGAAGAACTACACCACCATCCCGGAGGAGGAGCGGTACGACGTGATACCCGAGTTCCTGAACGGCGTCAACATTGCCGACTACATCGATGCGGACATCTTCGAGAAGCTGGAGGAGCTCGAGCGGGAGGAGGGCCTGCGCATGGACTCCGGATTCTACGAGCCGCCGCCGCTCAACATGGACGAAACGCTGCAGGAAATTCGCGAGATGGCGAAACAGATCCGCCTGCGCCGGTTCCAGCTCAAGGACGCCCGCAAGCTGGCCCAGAAGAGCGGCCGGCCGATCATGCCCCGCCACAAGCAGGCGATGGTGCGCGTCCGCAAGGCGGACGATCTGCGCAAAACGATGGAGAACCTCGGCCTGGACATGTCCGGCACGGAGGATACGAACtttgccaagaaccaggtCAGCGTCAAGCGCAGCGTGGTGCCCGCGGTCGGCGGTCCCAAGACGCCCAAGAAGGATCGCGAATCGAGCGCGGTGTGGAAGGCGACCGGGCTGCCGCTCAAGCGGAAAACGCCACGCAACGAGCTCGGCATCAAAGATGTTATG CTTAAAGCGAAGGCCAAGGTCATGGCGAAACACGACATTGCGAAGCGTGTCACGAAGATGTCGCGCAAGGGTGAGGCCGATCGGCACATACCGGACCTTAAGCCGAAGCATCTGTTCGCCGGCAAGCGCGGCACGGGCAAAACCGACCGCCGCTAG